The Osmia bicornis bicornis chromosome 12, iOsmBic2.1, whole genome shotgun sequence genome contains the following window.
TGTTTCAACGTCGTCGTTGAACATCAAAAGCGAAATTACGTAATTCGTTAGCTCTGACTCAACGCAGTAATTACAGTTATAAAAAACCAGACGTGTCTTTGTTTTCGAGTGTCATGATTTTAGGGTCCCAGATACCTCCCAGGCACAGTTTGACCTGCATGTACAGAACTGTACAACAAACATTCCTAGCTGCAGTAGTAGCCGCCTTTTATCAATTACTGAACGCACAACGGGATCTCGTTAATCAATAGGAAAATACAGAAcgaaaaacaaataatatcgATACGATAAAAAACAACGAGGAGCGAGCACGCGTTACGAAACGTTCGCTCAGTGAACATTTCTATCAAACGACTCGGCTACTCGATACGAATTTTCTCTGTTTGATAAATTCCTTGAACAAATTGGAAATTCGAGTAAAATCACGATTTAATCGAAAACATTTCATGTATATCTGTGTAAATGCATCAAGCACAACGATCGACGAAACGAACATATAATTACGTAATCTGTAtctttttcaaactttcaaaaaataaattttcctgTTAAGTCTGCTTCTCCGTCGCTCTAATGATTACGTCGAAAAAGTTTCAGCGGTGATTTTTGCGTTTCCCCTTGATCCCGGATCAACGGTGACCCGAGCTGCAGTTTAATTAGCTCGAATGTCTGGTTACGCGAACGAACGcggatgaaaattttaattcgaaTCGAGATCGACCGGCTTCTCCGCGGTTTAAATTCACTTCCTCCTCGCTTTTCCTCTGTCCGTTCGTGCCGCGGGAACCGCGATCCGTTTCATTAATCGCGGTGTCTTCGTAAtggatttttaaattactcTCCTAGCACGTGGCCGATCTACGAAGGGAAATGGCAACTTCAACCCCCGGCTACTCGTTAATTGGTAACGCGGTTTTAATATTCTACCCGTCCCCTTGTTTCATCTTTCttctcgtttttcttttctgtctAAATGAAACACGTCCAGTTATTTACtggatttatatttttaataaaataccaGTCATTATTTTAGCATATTTCAAACTTTTAGAAAGAATCTTATACGATATCACAAAGTGAGAAGGGGGAAAGGTTGTGAAAATTTCCTGATCAGGAATCAGAGAACGGAGAAGGCAAtcgtaaaagaagaaaatgggATAACAAAGCCACTCGAATTCGACTTGGTAGAAAGCcggagaagaaaaggaagaagaagggtggAATATAAGTGGATCCAGTTCGGGGAGTCGAAATTTCTCGGACCGAGGGAAAATTATTGGGAAAATCTATCGACTGGCAGAGGCAGCGAGGCGAGGCAAACTGCCGCTAATCACCGCCGAAATCTCGATTTAATGGTCGGGATTTGGTGAGCTCGGAACTGGTGGTGCGCAACGGCTAGCCGAACAAAAACGTCTCGTTCGCTCGCATGCATCGCGACGATAAATGCACTCGCGCTTCGTTGCATACACACTCCGTTACGTTTTATGCAAAACAGTCGAGCCGCGGATTTATCGACGAATTCACGCGCGCATCCAGTTTCTGTTTACAGACGGATCGTCCACGACCCGTCTTCGCCTCCTTCCCCATCGTTTCATCCAGTACTTTCATCCAGAATTTACATGATTTTCAATATAAAGATGAATATCTAACGTGAAATTTGACAAATTCTAATGGTATCTGTATCATAGTTCCATAGATCCTCGGTTCTAATCCTCTGAGCCTCTTGATCCTCTTCCAAAAATCCGCAATCCATCTGCAAAACACATTCAGCCAATCTCTGTTGGCGGTAGCAGCAAATTCAGCAGATCCATCCCGCTGTTCaatttatagaaaaagaagaaactcgTCGGCGTCCAGGATCGAGGCAGGAAAATGAAAGCAGCGAAGCTCTTCGTCGATCTCCGTCCCTCGAACGATCTTAAAAGTCAATTTCATTGGAATTGACAGGTTCATCGAGGGAGGACGATCGCGCGGATAGATCCTCCAGCCCGTTCGTTTTCACGGGTTACAGAGGGTAAAGCTGGCGGCAGGAAGAGAAGCGCCACCCCATCATATTGATCGTAGCCGGCTGCTCAACATGGCGCCGGGGGTGgcgttcgcgatcggcctGATCCTCGTCGTCGAACACCTGCAGGAAGGCCCGGGAAGCCTCGCCAAGACCTTCACCTTCCCCGAGTATCCGTACAAGGAGACTACCAAGAATGTAAGTCGGTCGGAAGCTAGCAAGAACCATCCGGGAGGAACGCTTTTTGTCGCTTGGTACAGGTTATGGCTGGACAGCCTTGTTTTCGGGGTGGCGCTTTTCCACATCGGGGAAAAGAAACTCGTGACGATTCCTCTTCGATCGCGTTGAATTTTCACCAAGTTCTATGGtatttttcttcttgcttTTCATTCGCCTTCGCTTGTCTGGTAGTCGCTGGTGTTGGGAACAGTGTGAAAGGGGTATGCTCACCGGATTCCATGGTTCTGTTTATAAACACCGTAAGGTATTTCCAAACTGTTGTGATATCGTTCCGAGTGAAACGTGTGACATTTGGTACGACGTTCGACGTCGATCTGACATTTTCACGGGGACGTAAGGAGACAGGTGATTTCATGAATTCGTTAAGGGGGTTGAATCGATTTGCCGTTAACCTGAAAAACAGCGGACGTGCTCGGGGTGCGCTTCGGTGTCGAAACTTATTTCAAATACAAAACTGTAAACTCAATTTTATCGTCGTTCGTTGCATGTAAAGATATTCGCTTCTTTACATTGAGAGAAAGGGAATTGTTCTTCGAGAAAATTGAACGAGCTTATGGCACCAATAATGGAACTTCTACGAGCATTAATTGGGGTTAATCTTTGAACAGGCTCGAACCAATTGTTGCGCTCGATTTTGTCCGGTTATCGTGTACGAGAATCGTCCACTGTGTTTTTCACAACTCGTCGAGTGTCTTCTCGGCTTGGTTCTTTTATTTTCGGTCGAGCCTTGTTCTCGTTCGATTGGCAATcgatttctaataatttcacGTTTTTGGCAGGAACTTCTCTTCAGGCAGTTCGAGCAGGCTTGCGAAGAAAGCGGCGCTTGCAAGATGCTATCGCCACAAAGAAGCGGAATCGCCAAAACAAGATGCATTCGCGAATGCGTGTCACCGTCCTGTTACAAAGAGATCTACTTGTTCGACCAGGTATTCCCTTTACTTTCAATCATTTCAACCGTCGCGTCAACGAATTGATCGCATAAAAAATATGTGACTTTTTAGTTAGAAGAAGGTGAGATCGACGTGAGATTGAACTCGTTCAAGGGTTGCTTCATGCAGCGCAACGGGCGACCACGAAAGTAACAAAAACTAAGCCGAAAGAACGGCGGAAGCACGGAGGAGAGAGCAATCGCAACGCCATCGAATCGCAGAATCGTATTCGAAATTGCGACCGACGCACCGCACAATCGCGTCTAACCAGTtccaaatgaaaattttagagGTCAACAGCCAAGCTGGGGAAAATTAGGGCGAGGAGAGCGATCAAGCTATTTAGCGAAacaaccaaaaaaaaaaaaaaatgaatgctATATTTCAGGATATCACGCAGAAGCGCACGCGTTACACTCGGACGAATTAAATTCGTCCCGGATAatctttttctactttttgtACGCACGTATTACCATGTTAAGCCGATGTTACTAACAATGTTGCACGGATGAAATAAACTGTTAAAGCAAAAGAATAGTGTCTTTTGTTTTCGACTACCCTTTAAATTGCGACAACTGAAAATAACGCGGTATATTCGTAAACGAGATCAAACTATATAGAGTTCTCTCGGTCAATGCCGTTCGAAAATGAATATTCAATCACTCACCGCGTAGCGTAGACCGTGGAAAGCTTCGTCCGTCCTCAGCTTCTGCGCGCCGTCCATGTATCTTACAATTTGATCCAAAGTCTCCTCGAACGGCGTTTTGCGGAGCGACCTCGGGTTCCAAGGAGCTTCGTCGGTGCAATATCTCTTCCGATATCGCAGCCAGGTCGATACGAATTCCAAAAAGTGGCAGGATACGTGCCGCGTCTTCAAGGTAGAAGATACGATAACACAGTTGCTCATTAAATTGCAGAGATGGTACATCAATGACTCTGTGCGACTGTGACAGAATCTCAAGACACCCACGAGACATTGGTACACGATATCTCTTTGCATCGAATCTACCTGTTAACATAGAAGTTGTAACACagatgtataataatttattgtaaacCTATGATTAATTTCGATGAAAACATTCGTACATTCCCATGAACGATGAGAAGAGTCTCGTAGAGATTGAGCACCGCTCGCGCCCCGTCGTTATTGCTCGGTATTCCGCTCAGACTGACAACCGATCCATCAATATTTTGAGTTAAAATTTCCAGCGCCAGTTGCATCGCGCTGATCGACCAGTGGACGGATTTCCTCGTATTTAACAGCAAATCGGCTAAGCTCTGCGCGTCAATCGTCAACGGCTTATCACgctgaataaaaaaaaaaagaaaaaatagatgAGAAACACCGGAATGGAACGAATCGTTCTTCAACgagatttattatttacaaagtGCAAACAGCATGCGCGCACCTGGATAGACGATTTTCCTTGACAGTGAATAATAAACGCGAGAAGCTTCAAACAAACCGCGGACAATTCCGGAGTGTCTTCCGAAAAGCCTTGCACGATCAATTCCTCCAGGAAGTTCGTGGTCGTACAATATATCTGGAGAACTGCAATTTCAAAAGCGTGAATTGTTTTCtgtctttttcttatttatcgAGCGAGTGTACTTGAAGTATGTACTCGTGAACGGCTTGGTCGTCGAGGATGTGACCAGCAAGACGTACGACTGCATTACCGCCAATGTCCTCAGCTTCGGATCCGCTTCTCGTCTCAGCAAGATTCTTACCAGACTGTCCGCGCAGCGATTCTTCACGCTCGATGACAAGGTAGCCGGAATGGAAATATTGGTCAATTCTAGCACCGCCTTGACCTGCTCATCTGTAGCTTATTTTTAGTCGAGGCTCTTTGATTTCTCTTAATATTCCAAACATCTGTGCCTACCTTTCTCTGGTTCGTAGGGGAAAAGAAGATTCGGCAATATGTGCCAGGCAATTTCAGCAATCTCTTTCGCGTTGTCCAGTTGAATCATCTCGCGAATTCCTTTCATGGCCAGCTTGATTATCTTCTCGGAATAACCAGTCTGTACGACGAGCTATTTACCACGAGAAAATACCAATTAAATTATCGAAATCACCTTTGATTCTTATGATTTTCTCTGCCAAAAAGTCCTACCAATAAATAATGTCGCACAACTGTGGCGCAATCGAGCGTCAACAGAGGTTTGATATCCCCCTCTGATTCCACCAGCCAAAGATCCATCGCTTTGTTTCGCAAATCTTTCGGGAACTCGGGGCACTTCAAGCAATAATGCAACAGATCTATGTGATGGGTGTAACAATCGTTCAATCTGGAATATTGCAACACGGCTGCCAATCGTTTCACGGCTTTCCCGTAATCCTGTTCCGAGCTCGATGACGAATGCGACAGAGACGCGACAGCAAACAGAAACCATAAAACTTTGAGAATTTGCGACGGTGTCGGATCAGACTTTGGCAAATTGATGATCCTGGTGATCAGCGATTTCAAGCATATCATGTCGTTCCTGGAATATTCGTGTTACAGTCTCTTTCAACTTAACTTGCCGCCTTTTCATACGAGTTAAACAACGTACTCTCTGGTTCCGTGGAAGTGATAATAGATTAACATCATCAAGGCAATAGCACTGCCACCTTGATGCTCGGCTATTATGTTCTTCCATTGTTCAGGATCTTTCGGCAAGTCCAATAATCCGCGATGCATCAAAGTTTCGAAAGCAGTTGCACCTTCGGGCCATTGGCTGATAGACAGGGATTTATCAGCGAGATTAGTTATGATTCTAGCTAACAGCAGGCATGTGCTACGCCGAGGATTTTCCCTGAAATATCAACGACTAAATCGTGAATCCTGCACGTTTATcgattttatttcgttttatcAGTCTCGTTGCAATTTGAGTGCGCGACTTACGGAAGCCTGCCGGTTAAGAGCAAGAAATACTTGAGATATCCGTTGGCGGTCAAGTGGTTTGACAAGTTGTCTTGGTTACAGCTACTCAACTTGTAAAGGTTGTACAGACAAGTCACGAGATTTCTATGGAATTTGACCCTGTCCGTTCCGTTTGACTCTCTGTCCTGTACGcggataataaaaattgacgcATGACGCTTGTAATTAAATATGTCGCACCGAGGCGATACGTTAACTAGGATAACGATCTCGGTATAACTTACTTTAACGTGAGGCACGATCGTGCTCATCGTTGTTCCATAGATCGCCTTTACCAAAGCTACTTTGCATTGCGAAACTTTGTCGAAGGCTTTTCCGCTATCGTTCTTCTCGATACACAACCTGAGAAGAGGATTTTCCTTTAGCTTTACCGACTTAAGTTAACCGTTCAATCTTATATCGAATGTCTCACCGGGTTCCGGAAGCGCAAGCAGCGCACAGCGCAGCAGCAGCAAGCGAAACCGAAGCTTCGTCATCGCTGTATTTAACGATCTCTTTCATCATATCGACAGCCTTATGACAAAGTTGAAACACGCTGTCCTCCAAATCATACGCAGACTCAATATTTTCCAAAACGAGATTCAACAATGCTATAGCggagaattttattttctcatcCGATGAGTCTTCTAAGAGCAATGATTTCAAAAGCGACAGTATTTGTCGTGGAATGCAGATCTCGTGAAAATTCATATTAAATTCTATCGctctaaaaatttcaatatttactAATACTTCTATGAAAAATTCAGtgattttgaataattaaattgatataaaaatgATCACCTCTGAagtatattgaaaattattgtaaGAAGCTTATGTATCAACTGTGTCTCTTTACTACGAGACTTTAAAATGCAAACTGTAATTTTCAATATCGAATCCATAGCTTCCTTTGCTATGTGATAGTCGTAGAACTTCCGGTATACGATTATC
Protein-coding sequences here:
- the LOC114871728 gene encoding uncharacterized protein LOC114871728 — its product is MAPGVAFAIGLILVVEHLQEGPGSLAKTFTFPEYPYKETTKNELLFRQFEQACEESGACKMLSPQRSGIAKTRCIRECVSPSCYKEIYLFDQLEEGEIDVRLNSFKGCFMQRNGRPRK
- the LOC114871740 gene encoding LOW QUALITY PROTEIN: uncharacterized protein LOC114871740 (The sequence of the model RefSeq protein was modified relative to this genomic sequence to represent the inferred CDS: substituted 2 bases at 2 genomic stop codons); the encoded protein is MEPLFRLDIDILLTSIKQKLMQHDENAQVACVQRLSDLFQNGGAASKEAVLSKFIKFDLLSTVFEILQTSTESLLPCVLDFLNVIIVYRKFYDYHIAKEAMDSILKITVCILKSRSKETQLIHKLLTIIFNILQRAIEFNMNFHEICIPRQILSLLKSLLLEDSSDEKIKFSAIALLNLVLENIESAYDLEDSVFQLCHKAVDMMKEIVKYSDDEASVSLAAAALCAACASGTRLCIEKNDSGKAFDKVSQCKVALVKAIYGTTMSTIVPHVKDRESNGTDRVKFHRNLVTCLYNLYKLSSCNQDNLSNHLTANGYLKYFLLLTGRLPENPRRSTCLLLARIITNLADKSLSISQWPEGATAFETLMHRGLLDLPKDPEQWKNIIAEHQGGSAIALMMLIYYHFHGTRENDMICLKSLITRIINLPKSDPTPSQILKVLWFLFAVASLSHSSSSSEQDYGKAVKRLAAVLQYSRLNDCYTHHIDLLHYCLKCPEFPKDLRNKAMDLWLVESEGDIKPLLTLDCATVVRHYLLLVVQTGYSEKIIKLAMKGIREMIQLDNAKEIAEIAWHILPNLLFPYEPEKDEQVKAVLELTNISIPATLSSSVKNRCADSLVRILLRREADPKLRTLAVMQSYVLLVTSSTTKPFTILQIYCTTTNFLEELIVQGFSEDTPELSAVCLKLLAFIIHCQGKSSIQRDKPLTIDAQSLADLLLNTRKSVHWSISAMQLALEILTQNIDGSVVSLSGIPSNNDGARAVLNLYETLLIVHGNVDSMQRDIVYQCLVGVLRFCHSRTESLMYHLCNLMSNCVIVSSTLKTRHVSCHFLEFVSTWLRYRKRYCTDEAPWNPRSLRKTPFEETLDQIVRYMDGAQKLRTDEAFHGLRYAVIXXFRIPLCCFRFLPASSCPAFLPAVRLTLHVKTPHRIPHNHMVQTGMAAPYGGGVFPPPVNGVAGVVGAAGAAGEVKPPPPVPVKEDNSGAPQQPPPSGPQVPPPAGAPHPTAPGAPTAASFSPPPPPNGVDQQAISEVFQAAVAAAAAAAAGGGGQQAAPTQAGNETNPEGAVEGNALPVTSGATTPATATQGTDLKGQPKRLHVSNIPFRFRDPDLRAMFGQFGPILDVEIIFNERGSKGFGFVTFANSADADRARERLHGTVVEGRKIEVNNATARVQTKKPPTVPNVCVQWPEAAALRGVAIQRGRVGAARAAFPTSAAALALARNPGPLAAAAAATALHPFAPAVYYDPFLAAHAATQDPNYRLQAKAPALEAAAAAAAASPLLKTPLSTAQQATYAAAATYTAVAARAYGAAAAAAQPVAGYAAVAGYGREYADPYLGHGIGPVAGYGATVYRGGYNRFTPY